Proteins from a genomic interval of Zingiber officinale cultivar Zhangliang chromosome 1B, Zo_v1.1, whole genome shotgun sequence:
- the LOC122041436 gene encoding uncharacterized protein LOC122041436: protein MVLQLADHSCKYPMGIIEDVPVEVGGIIIPTDFMVLDMVEDPKIPIILGRPFLAIAGAIIDVKNHKLSLVIGKERLEYDLSNSYSHVSYLLASVCSDEDTYKLEDWNFHPHRSPPDEEHDSASDVGRRPPNKNEKDIEPHLEPSSSEHPQPSVHPEPARHSFAYDSLHKKQEAQ from the exons ATGGTACTACAATTAGCTGATCATTCTTGCAAGTATCCTATGGGTATTATAGAGGATGTGCCGGTAGAAGTTGGTGGGATCATAATTCCCACAGATTTTATGGTACTCGACATGGTAGAGGACCCGAAGATTccaatcatattaggaagacctttccttgcaatAGCTGGAGcgataattgatgtcaaaaatcataaattgTCATTGGTAATTGGTAAAGAAAGGTTGGAGTATGATTTATCAAATTCTTATAGCCATGTCTCTTATTTGTTAGCAAGTGTTTGCAGTGATGAGGACACTTACAAATTAGAGgattggaatttccatcctcacaGGAGCCCACCAGATGAGGAACATGATTCGGCAAGTGATGTTGGTAGAAGGCCTCCCAATAAAAATGAAAA AGACATTgagccccaccttgagccctcgtcatctgaaCACCCGCAGCCTTCCGTACACCCGGAACctgctaggcactcttttgcctatg ATTCACTTCATAAGAAGCAGGAGGCCCAATGA